Proteins from a single region of Apium graveolens cultivar Ventura chromosome 7, ASM990537v1, whole genome shotgun sequence:
- the LOC141673971 gene encoding uncharacterized protein LOC141673971 translates to MIKFPTPNKVGSLRGSQYESRDCYHKAVKEFRKRRYEGKGLPFEDAEDIQKKPSGEVYAHYFMEGLEEEETHATETPVLMMGNVLRIRSVEEVVMNHIERIMQKEVNGEKLEGRRGQRSCQALDRNVQHSKELSHEVKTQKCVFGVESGKFLGINVNHRGIEANPAKTKALLDMKYPINVKQVQSLTGRIAALNRFVSKSSDRCKEFFKAIKVTVKDFVWTPKCEEAFRKIKEQLGNPPILSKPLDGESLILYLAVSEYSISVVLVREEDTQQSPVYYVSKRLHDVKTRYTSIEKMVYAFILASRKLRPYFQAHKIEVRTTYPLRQVLHKPESSGRILKWAMELGQFDLEYMPRTAIKGQALADFLLEFDSAVDDKALVVLHPPHTEESLEEFPHPWWILHVDGAVNNGGAGAGIVLMSPEGHHLMSAIHFKFYATNNDAEYEALISGLKIALEMGVQNLIVKSDSELVVNQVNGGFQARGSRTKLYLTYTQRLIGKFKEEIPRIPEVEAMQVDETPKETWMTPILAYIYKGALPEGKSKVRRLHYQAARFVVYDEVLYKRGFNQPLLRCLDEEEGNYILREVHEVICGNHSGGNSLVMKVLRQGYYYPTMKEDAENFVRACDRCQRFANYSSMPTTLLTPMVSP, encoded by the exons atgataaagttcccaacGCCTAACAAAGTGGGCAGTCTGAGAGGATCGCAATACGAGTCACGcgactgctatcacaaggctgtTAAAGAATTTCGCAAGAGAAGGTATGAGGGAAAAGGTCTTCCTTTTGAGGATGCAGAGGACATTCAGAAAAAACCAAGTGGAGAGGTTTATGCCCATTATTTTATGGAAGGTCTAGAGGAAGAAGAAACTCATGCTACTGAGACCCCTGTTTTGATGATGGGGAATGTTTTAAGGATCCGCAGTGTGGAAGAAGTTGTGATGAACCATATAGAGAGGATCATGCAAAAGGAGGTTAACGGAGAAAagttggaaggaagaa GAGGCCAACGATCATGTCAAGCACTTGATAGAAATGTTCAACATTCTAAGGAGCTTTCGCATGAGGTTAAAACGCAGAAGTGTGTGTTCGGAGTAGAGTCAGGCAAGTTTCTGGGGATCAACGTCAATCACAGAGGAATTGAAGCTAACCCTGCAAAGACTAAAGCACTGCTGGATATGAAATATCCCATCAATGTGAAGCAGGTGCAAAGTCTAACTGGGAGGATCGCCGCGTTGAACAGATTTGTCTCTAAATCATCCGACAGGTGCAAAGAATTCTTTAAGGCGATCAAAGTGACAGTGAAGGACTTTGTATGGACACCAAAATGTGAGGAAGCTTTTAGGAAAATCAAGGAACAACTGGGGAACCCTCCTATATTGTCAAAACCATTAGATGGAGAATCCCTAATCCTATACCTTGCAGTTTCTGAGTATTCAATTAGCGTTGTGCTAGTAAGGGAAGAAGACACGCAACAGTCACCGGTATATTATGTGAGCAAACGATTGCACGATGTTAAAACTCGTTATACGAGTATAGAGAAGATGGTTTATGCCTTCATCCTTGCGTCGAGGAAGCTACGTCCATACTTCCAGGCCCATAAAATTGAAGTTCGTACAACATATCCTCTGCGACAGGTCCTTCACAAGCCAGAATCATCAGGGAGAATATTGAAATGGGCTatggagttgggacagtttgactTGGAATACATGCCCCGTACGGCAATTAAGGGACAAGCCTTAGCCgatttcttgttggaatttgattctgCGGTTGATGATAAGGCTCTGGTAGTGCTGCATCCCCCTCATACTGAGGAATCTTTAGAAGAGTTTCCACATCcctggtggatcttgcatgtggatggggcggttaacaatggaggagcaggCGCGGGTATAGTACTCATGTCTCCGGAAGGCCATCATCTGATGAGTGCAATTCACTTTAAATTTTATGCAACAAATAATGATGCAGAATATGAAGCATTGATCAGTGGCCTAAAGATCGCTTTGGAAATGGGAGTGCAGAACCTAATTGTAAAGAGCGACTCAGAGTTGGTGGTAAACCAGGTGAATGGGGGGTTTCAAGCTCGAGGATCACGGACGAAATTGTACCTGACGTACACGCAGCGCCTGATTGGAAAATTCAAAGAG GAAATTCCTAGAATCCCAGAGGTAGAGGCGATGCAAGTAGATGAGActcccaaggaaacatggatgacgcccattctTGCCTACATTTACAAGGGAGCACTTCCCGAAGGTAAGTCCAAGGTTCGACGGCTTCACTACCAGGCTGCAAGGTTTGTGGTGTATGATGAAGTTTTGTATAAGAGAGGCTTCAATCAACCGTTGCTCAGATGTCtcgatgaagaagaagggaattaCATCTTAAGGGAGGTGCATGAAGTAATTTGTGGTAATCACTCGGGGGGTAACTCGTTGGTGATGAAAGTTTTGCGCCAAGGGTACTATTATCCTACGATGAAAGAAGATGCTGAGAATTTTGTTAGAGCATGCGATCGCTGCCAACGCTTTGCAAATTACTCATCTATGCCAACGACGCTCCTAACGCCTATGGTAAGTCCATGA